A window of Oncorhynchus keta strain PuntledgeMale-10-30-2019 unplaced genomic scaffold, Oket_V2 Un_contig_8314_pilon_pilon, whole genome shotgun sequence contains these coding sequences:
- the fbxo22 gene encoding F-box only protein 22 — protein sequence MDGNKDFSGVSDECTAEYILSNVAEVVERILMFVPTKSLLQIACVCRLWMNCARRVLRVQQKLTWVSASGPSNYDGHALCHSLAEEVENVYLLPKTVLVMVDSETFSGQDSSYKQKKARKTHHSPDSVEELNRLFPNGCDIMAIATPGVVLTPSGSHSGPPKEFQEGEAGYAIMFPRMEGVDIRPFHFCKRTISESHLEEAGLVNNPDLRVVLLFGYEAYKPGAARFLNQVLEPLARSKALIAGGHVENVFSPERECCGRGSYGVVGLALSGSSIQGASVLLEQDVSSPKAAEATIRRLKAANLPERNTLGFMFACVGRGHNYYNNQRNVEADTFRKVFPNIPLFGFFGNGEIGCDRIVKEDYTLCDTDTDSLQHGYTTVMTLVHLG from the exons ATGGATGGAAATAAAGACTTTTCTGGCGTTTCGGATGAATGCACGGCAGAATACATTCTCAGTAATGTGGCAGAAGTAGTAGAGAGAATTTTGATGTTTGTACCAACCAAATCCCTGCTCCAAATTGCTTG TGTTTGCAGACTGTGGATGAACTGTGCACGGAGAGTACTGAGGGTCCAGCAGAAGTTGACGTGGGTGTCTGCCTCTGGACCGTCCAACTATGACGGCCATGCTCTCTGCCACAGCCTGGCTGAAGAAGTGGAG AATGTATACCTGCTGCCCAAAACAGTCTTGGTTATGGTGGACAGCGAGACCTTCAGTGGACAAGACTCTTCCTACAAGCAGAAAAAGG CACGCAAGACCCACCACAGTCCAGACTCAGTGGAGGAACTGAACAGGCTGTTCCCCAATGGATGTGACATCATGGCCATCGCCACGCCTGGTGTTGTTT TAACTCCCAGTGGCTCCCACTCGGGTCCACCGAAGGAATTCCAAGAAGGAGAAGCTGGCTATGCTATCATGTTCCCTAGGATGGAGGGAGTGGACATCCGCCCCTTTCACTTCTGCAAACGCACCATCTCAGAGTCACACCTGGAGGAAGCAG GGCTGGTGAATAACCCTGATCTGCGTGTGGTGCTGCTGTTTGGCTATGAAGCCTACAAACCCGGAGCAGCCCGCTTCCTTAACCAGGTCCTGGAGCCTTTGGCACGCAGCAAGGCTCTCATCGCTGGGGGCCATGTGGAGAATGTCTTCTCCCCTGAAAGAGAGTG CTGTGGTCGGGGGTCGTACGGCGTGGTGGGTCTGGCTCTGAGCGGTTCAAGTATCCAGGGGGCCAGTGTTCTCCTGGAGCAGGACGTGAGCAGCCCCAAGGCAGCCGAGGCCACCATTCGGAGACTGAAAGCCGCCAACCTCCCAGAGAGGAACACCCTGGGCTTCATGTTTGCCTGCGTGGGCCGCGGACACAACTATTACAACAACCAACGTAACGTGGAGGCAGACACCTTCCGCAAGGTGTTCCCCAACATCCCACTGTTTGGCTTCTTTGGTAACGGGGAGATTGGGTGTGATCGCATCGTGAAGGAGGACTATACTCTGTGTGACACGGATACGGACAGTCTGCAGCATGGATACACCACTGTTATGACCCTAGTTCACCTTGGTTGA